A region from the Variovorax sp. V93 genome encodes:
- a CDS encoding helix-turn-helix transcriptional regulator → MNTTRTHSTPAGQPGARDPFGAHLRHWRTRRRLSQLDLAQEAEVSTRHLSYVETGRAAPSREMVLRLAERLDVPLRERNALLVAAGFAPMYRQRSLDDPAMASARRAVDLVLKGHEPFPALAVDRHWNLVAHNALVPMLMAGAAPELVKAPINVLRLSLHPEGLASRIANFAQWRAHLLERLQQQIAATGDAVLQALHDELEAYPAPQVSHDTPAADTELSGVVVPFQLATPSGVLSFISTTTIFGTPVDVTLQELAVESFFPADGQTAAALAALAAQPAG, encoded by the coding sequence ATGAACACCACCCGCACCCACTCCACCCCGGCCGGCCAGCCCGGCGCGCGCGATCCCTTCGGCGCCCACCTGCGGCACTGGCGCACCCGCCGCCGGCTCAGCCAGCTCGACCTGGCGCAGGAAGCCGAGGTCTCGACCCGCCACCTGAGCTATGTGGAGACCGGCCGCGCCGCGCCCAGCCGCGAGATGGTGCTGCGCCTGGCCGAGCGGCTCGACGTGCCGCTGCGCGAGCGCAATGCGCTGCTGGTGGCCGCGGGCTTCGCGCCGATGTACCGGCAGCGCTCGCTCGACGATCCGGCCATGGCCTCGGCCCGGCGCGCGGTGGACCTGGTGCTCAAGGGCCATGAGCCGTTCCCTGCGCTGGCCGTCGACCGGCACTGGAACCTGGTGGCGCACAACGCGCTGGTGCCGATGCTGATGGCCGGCGCCGCCCCCGAACTGGTGAAGGCGCCCATCAACGTGCTGCGACTGAGCCTGCATCCCGAGGGCCTGGCTTCGCGCATCGCCAACTTCGCGCAGTGGCGTGCCCATCTGCTCGAACGGCTGCAGCAACAGATTGCGGCGACCGGCGACGCGGTGCTGCAGGCCCTGCACGACGAGCTCGAAGCCTATCCCGCGCCGCAGGTGAGCCACGACACGCCCGCTGCCGACACGGAGCTTTCGGGCGTGGTGGTGCCCTTTCAGCTGGCCACGCCGAGCGGCGTGCTGAGCTTCATCAGCACCACCACCATCTTCGGCACGCCGGTGGACGTCACTTTGCAGGAACTGGCGGTGGAGTCCTTCTTTCCGGCCGATGGCCAGACGGCCGCGGCGCTGGCTGCACTGGCGGCGCAGCCGGCCGGCTGA
- a CDS encoding aconitate hydratase, whose amino-acid sequence MAKAPAHAFASTLKTFKTASGKSGKYWSLKELARQYPSVERLPVSIRIVLESVLRNCDGKKVSAKHVEELARWAPNADRIDEIPFVVTRVVLQDFTGVPLLADLAAMRSVAAKLGKSPKTIEPLVPVDLVVDHSVMVDYYGTPKALDLNMKLEFQRNNERYQFMKWGMQAFDTFGVVPPGFGIVHQVNLEYFARGVYKSSSDDAEVPVYYPDSLVGTDSHTTMINGVGVVGWGVGGIEAEAAMLGQPVYMLTPDVVGFELTGKLREGVTATDLVLYVTAILRAEKVVGKFVEFFGPGAASIAVPDRATIGNMAPEYGATMGFFPVDEMTVAYFEGTGRTREEVERFEAYYKAQGLFGMPAPGDIDYTKIVKLDLGTVSPSLAGPKRPQDRIDLGHLSTKFAELFSKPNDANGFNQPAERLKLRYPLAVNGQGDDEEAAPPPPGAPRDVVEMVANRSTKAAAHVSATAPSSPKNGVTIGNGDVLIAAITSCTNTSNPSVMLAAGLLAKKAVEAGLTVKPHVKTSLAPGSRIVTEYLEKAGLLPYLEKLGFYLAGYGCTTCIGNAGDLTPEINDAIVKNDLVGAAVLSGNRNFEARIHPNLKANFLASPPLVVAFAIAGNVMVDLMTEPVGKGRNGKDVYLGDIWPSPKEIDQNLRHAMNAKSFRANYDKVKTDPGKFWSSIKGTTGQVYDWPKSTYIAEPPFFEGFKMEPHASDAGFKGARIMALFGDSITTDHISPAGSIKESSPAGIWLKAHGVAKADFNSYGSRRGNHDVMMRGTFANVRIKNLMIPPDVNGTQEEGGVTLHFQPGASNGSPSEPEKMFIYDAAMKYMEQGVPTVVFGGEEYGTGSSRDWAAKGTQLLGIKAVVARSFERIHRANLVGMGVLPLQFRGADSWQTLGLVGDEKIDVVIGGELKPQMDVKLVVHRADGSHQEVTVRLRIDTPIEVDYYKHGGILPFVLRQLLAA is encoded by the coding sequence ATGGCCAAAGCACCGGCGCACGCTTTTGCGTCCACCCTCAAGACCTTCAAGACCGCATCGGGCAAGTCCGGCAAGTACTGGTCGCTGAAGGAACTGGCCAGGCAATATCCCAGCGTCGAACGGCTGCCGGTGTCGATCCGCATCGTGCTCGAGTCGGTGCTGCGCAACTGCGACGGCAAGAAGGTCTCGGCCAAGCATGTCGAAGAGCTGGCCCGCTGGGCGCCCAATGCGGACCGCATCGACGAGATCCCGTTCGTCGTCACCCGCGTGGTGCTGCAGGACTTCACCGGCGTGCCGCTGCTGGCCGACCTGGCCGCCATGCGCAGCGTGGCCGCCAAGCTCGGCAAGTCGCCCAAGACCATCGAGCCGCTGGTGCCGGTCGACCTGGTGGTCGACCACTCGGTGATGGTCGACTACTACGGCACGCCCAAGGCGCTCGACCTCAACATGAAGCTCGAGTTCCAGCGCAACAACGAGCGCTACCAGTTCATGAAGTGGGGCATGCAGGCCTTCGACACCTTCGGCGTGGTGCCGCCGGGCTTCGGCATCGTGCACCAGGTCAACCTCGAATACTTTGCGCGCGGCGTCTACAAGAGCTCGAGCGACGATGCCGAGGTGCCGGTGTACTACCCCGACTCGCTGGTGGGCACCGACAGCCACACCACCATGATCAACGGCGTGGGCGTGGTCGGATGGGGCGTGGGCGGCATCGAGGCCGAGGCCGCCATGCTGGGCCAGCCGGTGTACATGCTGACGCCCGACGTGGTGGGCTTCGAATTGACCGGCAAGCTGCGTGAAGGCGTCACGGCCACCGACCTGGTGCTGTACGTCACGGCCATCCTGCGGGCCGAGAAGGTGGTGGGCAAGTTCGTCGAATTCTTCGGTCCCGGCGCCGCCTCCATCGCGGTGCCCGACCGCGCCACCATCGGCAACATGGCGCCCGAGTACGGCGCCACCATGGGCTTCTTCCCGGTCGATGAAATGACCGTGGCCTACTTCGAGGGCACGGGCCGCACCCGGGAGGAGGTCGAGCGCTTCGAGGCCTACTACAAGGCGCAGGGCCTGTTCGGCATGCCGGCGCCCGGCGACATCGACTACACCAAGATCGTCAAGCTCGACCTGGGCACGGTGTCGCCGAGCCTGGCGGGCCCGAAGCGGCCGCAGGACCGCATCGACCTGGGTCACCTGTCGACCAAGTTCGCCGAACTCTTCAGCAAGCCCAACGACGCCAACGGCTTCAACCAGCCGGCCGAGCGGCTGAAGCTGCGTTATCCGCTCGCCGTGAACGGCCAGGGCGACGACGAGGAGGCCGCGCCGCCGCCGCCGGGCGCGCCGCGCGACGTGGTCGAGATGGTGGCCAACCGCTCGACCAAGGCGGCCGCCCATGTGAGCGCCACGGCGCCATCGTCGCCCAAGAATGGCGTGACCATCGGCAACGGCGACGTGCTGATCGCGGCGATCACCTCGTGCACCAACACCTCCAACCCGAGCGTGATGCTCGCGGCCGGCCTGCTGGCCAAGAAGGCGGTGGAGGCGGGCCTCACGGTCAAGCCGCACGTCAAGACCTCGCTCGCGCCGGGTTCGCGCATCGTCACCGAATACCTCGAGAAGGCGGGCCTGCTGCCGTACCTCGAGAAGCTGGGCTTCTACCTGGCCGGCTACGGCTGCACCACCTGCATCGGCAACGCGGGCGACCTCACGCCCGAGATCAACGACGCCATCGTCAAGAACGACCTTGTCGGCGCGGCCGTGCTCTCGGGCAACCGCAACTTCGAGGCGCGCATCCATCCGAACCTGAAGGCCAACTTCCTGGCTTCTCCGCCGCTGGTGGTGGCCTTCGCGATCGCGGGCAACGTGATGGTCGATCTCATGACCGAGCCCGTGGGCAAGGGCAGGAACGGCAAGGACGTGTACCTGGGCGACATCTGGCCCAGCCCGAAGGAGATCGACCAGAACCTGCGCCATGCGATGAACGCCAAGTCGTTCCGCGCCAACTACGACAAGGTCAAGACCGACCCGGGCAAGTTCTGGAGCAGCATCAAGGGCACGACGGGGCAGGTCTACGACTGGCCCAAGTCGACCTACATCGCCGAGCCGCCGTTCTTCGAGGGCTTCAAGATGGAGCCGCACGCCTCGGACGCAGGCTTCAAGGGCGCGCGGATCATGGCGCTGTTCGGCGACTCGATCACCACCGACCACATCTCGCCGGCCGGCTCCATCAAGGAAAGCTCGCCCGCGGGCATCTGGCTCAAGGCGCACGGCGTGGCCAAGGCCGACTTCAACAGCTACGGCTCGCGGCGCGGCAACCACGACGTGATGATGCGCGGCACCTTCGCCAACGTGCGCATCAAGAACCTGATGATCCCGCCCGACGTCAACGGCACGCAGGAAGAGGGCGGCGTCACGCTGCACTTCCAGCCCGGGGCAAGCAACGGCTCGCCGAGCGAGCCGGAGAAGATGTTCATCTATGACGCCGCCATGAAGTACATGGAGCAGGGCGTGCCGACGGTGGTCTTCGGTGGCGAGGAATACGGCACCGGCTCGTCGCGCGACTGGGCTGCCAAGGGCACGCAGCTCCTGGGCATCAAGGCCGTGGTGGCGCGCAGCTTCGAGCGCATCCACCGCGCCAACCTGGTCGGCATGGGCGTGCTGCCGCTGCAGTTCCGCGGCGCCGATTCATGGCAGACGCTGGGCCTCGTGGGCGACGAGAAGATCGACGTGGTGATCGGCGGCGAGCTCAAGCCGCAGATGGACGTGAAGCTCGTGGTGCACCGCGCCGACGGCAGCCATCAGGAAGTGACGGTGCGCCTGCGCATCGACACGCCGATCGAGGTCGACTACTACAAGCACGGCGGCATCCTGCCGTTCGTGCTCAGGCAGCTGCTCGCGGCTTGA
- a CDS encoding metallophosphoesterase family protein: MTRVGLISDTHGLLRPEAVAALQGSDFIVHGGDIGDAGILEALAAIAPLTVVRGNNDREPWAERIPETALLNAGGVLVHAIHDLSRLAAASAGVRVVVSGHSHKPKIEGRGGVLYVNPGSAGPRRFKLPIAVAELIVDGDAVSARIIELG, from the coding sequence TTGACCCGCGTCGGCCTCATCTCCGACACCCACGGCCTGCTGCGCCCGGAGGCCGTGGCGGCGCTGCAGGGCAGCGACTTCATCGTGCATGGCGGGGACATCGGCGATGCCGGCATCCTCGAGGCGCTGGCCGCCATCGCGCCGTTGACGGTGGTGCGGGGCAACAACGACCGCGAGCCCTGGGCCGAGCGCATTCCGGAAACGGCCCTGCTGAACGCCGGCGGCGTGCTCGTGCATGCGATACACGACCTGTCCCGGCTCGCCGCCGCCTCCGCCGGGGTTCGCGTGGTGGTCTCCGGCCACTCCCACAAGCCGAAGATCGAGGGGCGCGGCGGCGTGCTCTACGTCAACCCGGGCAGCGCCGGGCCGCGCCGATTCAAATTGCCAATTGCAGTGGCCGAACTCATTGTCGATGGCGATGCCGTGTCGGCGCGCATCATTGAACTGGGCTGA
- a CDS encoding FeoA family protein — protein MQTNHFGAAPASSGLRLDQLPDNQWATVLDVARPEGADDRELVLRLTEIGFVPGEAVRIVARGLPGREPLAVRLGHTTFALRRHEAALIHVAPGLAEGASHG, from the coding sequence GTGCAAACCAACCATTTCGGGGCCGCGCCGGCATCTTCCGGCCTGCGGCTCGACCAGCTTCCCGACAACCAATGGGCCACCGTGCTCGACGTGGCACGGCCCGAGGGGGCGGACGACCGCGAGCTCGTGCTGCGACTGACCGAGATCGGCTTCGTGCCGGGCGAGGCCGTTCGCATCGTGGCCCGCGGCCTGCCGGGGCGTGAACCGCTGGCGGTGCGGCTGGGCCACACCACCTTTGCATTGCGGCGCCATGAGGCCGCATTGATCCACGTGGCGCCGGGTTTGGCGGAGGGCGCAAGCCATGGTTGA
- a CDS encoding ferrous iron transporter B has protein sequence MVEAVIQGPGRLAATAQPARIALLGNPNCGKTALFNLLTGSRQKVANYAGVTVERKEGSLRTASGRRVFVLDLPGAYSLNALSVDEAVTRDVVTGKSSEPLPDLLVCVTDATNLRLNLRLVLEAKRLGLPMVVALNMTDMARKQGIAVDTAVLSRELGVPVIETVGVQSGGAQGLLEALDAPVAAAAPLPWQAPGLDDVLATQREVRRILALAVREPVGSLAASDRIDRVVMHPVWGLLVLAVTMFLMFQAVFSWANVPMDAIKAATEGLGSLLKAHMPEGMLQSLLVDGVIAGVGGVIVFLPQILILFLFILALEDSGYLPRAAFLLDRVMGTVGLSGRSFIPLLSSFACAIPGVMATRTISNWRDRITTIMIAPLMTCSARLPVYALLIAAFIPARTVGGVFNLQGVVLFALYVFGIVSAMAVAWVMKRFRDNKQHSPLMMELPAYRWPNVRNLALGLYERAWIFIQRVGTIILTLTILLWFLSTFPSPPEGATGPAIQYSLAGMIGRGLEHIFAPIGFNWQISIALVPGMAAREVAVGALGTVYALSASGDDVAGQLEPLIAGSWSLATALSLLVWYVFAPQCISTLAAVKRETGSWKYVWIMAGYLFALAYLACFITYHVALALGAG, from the coding sequence ATGGTTGAGGCTGTCATCCAGGGACCGGGGCGCCTTGCGGCCACGGCGCAGCCGGCGCGCATCGCGCTGCTGGGCAATCCGAACTGCGGCAAGACGGCGCTGTTCAACCTGCTCACCGGCAGCCGCCAGAAGGTGGCCAACTATGCCGGCGTGACGGTCGAGCGCAAGGAAGGCTCGCTTCGCACCGCGTCGGGCCGGCGCGTGTTCGTGCTCGACCTGCCGGGCGCCTACAGCCTCAACGCGCTCAGCGTGGACGAGGCCGTGACGCGCGACGTGGTCACGGGCAAGAGCAGCGAGCCCCTGCCCGACCTGCTGGTGTGCGTGACCGACGCCACCAACCTGCGGCTCAACCTGCGGCTCGTGCTCGAAGCAAAGCGCCTGGGCCTGCCGATGGTGGTGGCGCTCAACATGACCGACATGGCCAGGAAGCAGGGCATCGCGGTCGATACGGCCGTGCTGTCGCGCGAACTGGGCGTGCCGGTCATCGAGACCGTGGGCGTGCAGTCGGGCGGCGCGCAGGGCCTGCTCGAAGCCCTCGATGCGCCGGTGGCCGCCGCGGCGCCGCTGCCCTGGCAGGCGCCGGGGCTGGACGACGTGCTGGCCACGCAGCGCGAAGTGCGCCGCATCCTGGCGCTGGCCGTGCGCGAGCCGGTCGGCAGCCTGGCCGCCAGCGACCGCATCGACCGCGTGGTGATGCACCCGGTGTGGGGCCTGCTGGTGCTCGCGGTCACGATGTTCCTGATGTTCCAGGCCGTGTTCAGCTGGGCCAACGTGCCCATGGACGCCATCAAGGCCGCGACCGAGGGCCTGGGCAGCCTGCTGAAGGCCCACATGCCCGAAGGCATGCTGCAGAGCCTGCTGGTCGATGGCGTGATTGCCGGAGTGGGCGGCGTGATCGTGTTCCTGCCGCAGATCCTGATCCTGTTCCTGTTCATCCTGGCGCTCGAAGACTCGGGCTACCTGCCGCGCGCGGCCTTCCTGCTGGACCGTGTGATGGGCACGGTGGGGCTGTCGGGCCGCTCCTTCATTCCGCTGCTGTCGAGCTTCGCCTGCGCCATTCCGGGCGTGATGGCCACGCGCACCATCAGCAACTGGCGCGACCGCATCACCACCATCATGATCGCGCCGCTCATGACCTGCTCGGCGCGCCTGCCGGTCTATGCGCTGCTGATCGCGGCCTTCATTCCGGCGCGCACCGTGGGCGGCGTGTTCAACCTGCAGGGCGTGGTGCTGTTCGCGCTCTATGTCTTCGGCATCGTGTCGGCCATGGCGGTGGCGTGGGTGATGAAGCGCTTCCGCGACAACAAGCAGCACTCGCCGCTGATGATGGAGCTGCCGGCCTACCGCTGGCCCAATGTGCGCAACCTGGCGCTGGGGCTCTACGAGCGGGCGTGGATCTTCATCCAGCGCGTGGGCACGATCATCCTCACGCTCACGATCCTGCTGTGGTTCCTGTCGACCTTCCCGTCGCCGCCCGAAGGCGCCACGGGGCCGGCCATCCAGTACAGCCTGGCGGGCATGATCGGCCGCGGCCTGGAGCACATCTTCGCGCCCATCGGCTTCAACTGGCAGATCTCCATCGCGCTGGTGCCGGGCATGGCGGCGCGCGAAGTGGCGGTGGGCGCGCTCGGCACGGTGTATGCGCTCTCGGCCAGCGGCGACGACGTGGCCGGCCAGCTCGAGCCGCTGATCGCGGGCAGCTGGTCGCTCGCCACGGCGCTGTCGCTGCTGGTCTGGTACGTGTTTGCGCCGCAGTGCATCTCGACCTTGGCGGCGGTCAAGCGCGAAACCGGCTCATGGAAGTACGTCTGGATCATGGCCGGCTACCTGTTCGCGCTGGCCTACCTGGCATGCTTCATCACCTACCACGTGGCGCTGGCGCTGGGCGCCGGATGA
- a CDS encoding DUF6587 family protein gives MTQQLIVGLIVAAAAFYAVWRWMPAGWRRSAAHKLAAGTHRAGLVDQQRAEQLAASLAKTSGCGSCDSCGSCGPKTPANKPSESEKAGHSPLSTHSR, from the coding sequence ATGACACAGCAATTGATCGTGGGATTGATCGTCGCGGCCGCCGCGTTCTATGCGGTCTGGCGCTGGATGCCCGCGGGCTGGCGGCGCAGTGCCGCGCACAAGCTCGCGGCCGGCACGCACCGCGCCGGGCTGGTCGACCAGCAGCGCGCCGAGCAGCTGGCGGCTTCGCTTGCCAAGACCTCGGGCTGCGGCTCCTGCGACAGCTGTGGCAGCTGCGGTCCGAAGACGCCCGCCAACAAACCATCCGAATCCGAAAAAGCCGGCCACAGCCCGCTGTCCACGCACAGCCGCTGA
- a CDS encoding FAD-dependent monooxygenase, which translates to MPTHVLVVGGGIGGLSAALALSRGGHRVDVFEQAPVFAEIGAGIQMGPNVTRRLAQLGLAEGLEAIAARPDALVVQSAGSGAELARLPLGDAMRERYGAPYLCVHRADLHALLLEAVRARGRGTLVTDARIAQVETSDDLVCISSSGARAWEGEALIGADGLWSVARQRLDVPSAAEPPRATGHTAWRAMAEQAALPQALRRGRIDVWLGPQLHAVAYPVRGGAWLNVVVIAESALAGDARDWNQASSLAALQKATGRSGGALQALLEAMPGWRAWTLSDRPPLASAAEMAHERVALVGDAAHPMVPYLAQGAGMAIEDSVALAEALGQGDATDVPAAFARYAEARWQRNALVQAKARRNGQIFHAAGAVRIGRDLAMRTLGARLLDQPWLYGG; encoded by the coding sequence ATGCCCACGCACGTCCTCGTCGTCGGCGGCGGCATCGGGGGGCTTTCTGCTGCGCTGGCGCTGTCCCGCGGCGGCCACCGCGTCGATGTCTTCGAGCAGGCGCCCGTGTTCGCCGAGATCGGCGCCGGCATCCAGATGGGGCCCAACGTCACGCGGCGTCTTGCGCAACTGGGCCTGGCCGAAGGCCTGGAGGCCATCGCCGCGCGGCCCGATGCCCTGGTGGTGCAGAGCGCGGGCAGCGGCGCCGAACTGGCCCGCCTGCCACTGGGCGATGCCATGCGCGAGCGCTACGGCGCTCCCTACCTTTGCGTACACCGCGCCGACCTGCATGCGCTGCTGCTCGAAGCGGTGCGCGCCCGCGGCAGGGGCACCCTGGTGACCGATGCGCGCATTGCGCAGGTCGAGACCAGCGACGATCTCGTGTGCATCTCGAGCAGCGGTGCGCGGGCCTGGGAGGGCGAGGCACTGATCGGTGCCGACGGCCTCTGGAGCGTCGCGCGGCAGCGCCTCGATGTGCCATCCGCAGCCGAGCCGCCACGCGCCACCGGCCACACGGCCTGGCGGGCGATGGCCGAGCAGGCCGCGCTGCCGCAGGCCCTGCGCCGCGGCCGGATCGACGTGTGGCTCGGTCCGCAGCTGCATGCGGTGGCGTACCCGGTGCGCGGCGGCGCCTGGCTCAACGTGGTGGTGATCGCGGAATCGGCACTGGCCGGGGATGCACGCGACTGGAACCAGGCCAGCAGCCTCGCCGCGCTGCAGAAGGCCACGGGCCGCAGTGGAGGCGCCTTGCAGGCACTGCTCGAAGCCATGCCCGGCTGGCGCGCCTGGACGCTCAGCGACCGGCCGCCGCTGGCTTCCGCGGCCGAGATGGCCCACGAGCGCGTGGCGCTGGTGGGCGATGCCGCGCATCCGATGGTCCCCTACCTGGCGCAGGGCGCAGGCATGGCCATCGAGGATTCGGTGGCCCTGGCCGAGGCGCTGGGCCAAGGCGATGCCACCGACGTGCCGGCCGCCTTCGCCCGCTATGCCGAAGCGCGCTGGCAGCGCAATGCGCTCGTGCAGGCCAAGGCCCGGCGCAACGGCCAGATCTTCCATGCGGCCGGCGCGGTGCGCATCGGCCGCGACCTGGCGATGCGCACGCTCGGCGCACGCCTGCTGGACCAGCCCTGGCTGTACGGCGGCTGA
- a CDS encoding SMI1/KNR4 family protein, protein MNDVQFSPDELATLREHGVVLFADRVIFEAQPPMPAQRIAAIEALCAGPLPEALAALWRQTAGGRLDYDLSLPMGGNVESISWSELFWDGSDGYRDLQGWIEHEQELAEEAAKEEGRAWSGKLTHLPFGGFEYCDRVYAVVEPGPEHGRIVAWKHGLPPAWTHALHEDSVSTIAPDLRGAFAALHLDEDPLAPTGDYFSGQDLLQYLDDRHQDHGLDLDLMDKLVAFYCRAVVDWRTPLADGTLRRLPAIARAALHHAIGTDDAELVAELAAAGVSFDGPQQGSALATDVAIGQGAFAAAMALVRAGAPVARDALGNVDGQISPELTSALLANGAEPSVAAIVKCAACGAPASAHLIADACAEAGIDVPPAFVIERDATLAELEATLLEVREGTHGHYLGAEGLAERIEHLQTFRL, encoded by the coding sequence ATGAACGATGTCCAGTTCTCGCCCGACGAGCTCGCAACCCTGCGCGAGCATGGTGTGGTCCTGTTCGCGGACCGCGTGATCTTCGAGGCCCAGCCGCCCATGCCGGCGCAGCGGATCGCCGCCATCGAGGCGCTGTGCGCCGGCCCGCTGCCCGAGGCGCTGGCCGCGCTGTGGCGGCAGACGGCGGGCGGGCGGCTCGATTACGACCTGTCGCTGCCGATGGGCGGCAACGTGGAATCGATCAGCTGGTCGGAGCTGTTCTGGGACGGCAGCGACGGCTACCGCGACCTGCAGGGCTGGATCGAACATGAACAGGAGCTGGCCGAAGAGGCCGCCAAGGAAGAAGGCCGCGCCTGGAGCGGCAAGCTCACGCACCTGCCCTTCGGCGGCTTCGAATACTGCGACCGCGTCTATGCGGTGGTCGAGCCCGGCCCCGAGCACGGCCGCATCGTCGCGTGGAAGCACGGGCTGCCGCCCGCCTGGACGCATGCGCTGCACGAAGACAGCGTGAGCACCATCGCGCCCGACCTGCGCGGCGCCTTCGCGGCGCTGCACCTGGACGAGGATCCGCTGGCGCCCACGGGGGACTATTTCTCGGGCCAGGATCTGCTGCAATACCTCGACGACCGGCACCAGGACCACGGGCTGGACCTCGACCTGATGGACAAGCTGGTGGCCTTCTATTGCCGCGCCGTGGTCGACTGGCGCACGCCGCTGGCAGACGGCACGCTGCGCCGGCTGCCGGCCATCGCGCGTGCCGCGCTGCACCACGCCATCGGCACCGACGACGCGGAGCTGGTGGCCGAACTCGCGGCCGCGGGCGTGAGCTTCGACGGCCCGCAGCAGGGCAGCGCGCTGGCCACCGACGTGGCCATCGGCCAGGGCGCCTTCGCCGCGGCCATGGCGCTGGTGCGCGCGGGCGCGCCGGTGGCGCGCGATGCGCTGGGCAATGTCGACGGGCAGATCTCGCCCGAACTCACGAGTGCGCTGCTCGCCAACGGCGCCGAGCCCAGCGTGGCGGCCATCGTCAAGTGCGCGGCCTGCGGTGCGCCCGCCAGCGCGCACCTGATCGCCGATGCATGCGCCGAGGCGGGCATCGACGTGCCGCCCGCCTTTGTCATCGAACGCGATGCGACGCTGGCCGAACTCGAAGCCACACTGCTCGAGGTCCGGGAAGGCACGCATGGCCACTACCTGGGTGCCGAGGGCCTGGCCGAACGCATCGAGCACCTGCAGACCTTCAGGCTCTGA
- the kynA gene encoding tryptophan 2,3-dioxygenase: protein MSTEKSTGQSPEKIVHEEKAQLDFSASMSYGDYLHLDEILNAQHPLSPAHDEMLFIVQHQTSELWMKLMLHELRAATTCIAEEKLADAFKMLARVSRIMEQLVSAWTVLSTMTPPEYTAMRPYLANSSGFQSAQYRCIEFALGNKNAAMLKPHAHRPDLLAQVDAAYRSPSLYDESLKLLARHGLPVPADHLERDWTLPYEASDGVEAAWLTVYRNPHDHWDLYQLGEKLTDLEDAFRLWRFRHVTTVERVIGFKRGTGGTGGVSYLRKMLDVVLFPEIWKLRTDL, encoded by the coding sequence ATGAGCACCGAAAAGAGCACGGGCCAGAGCCCCGAGAAGATCGTCCACGAGGAAAAGGCGCAGCTGGATTTCAGCGCGTCGATGAGCTACGGCGACTACCTGCACCTCGATGAAATCCTCAATGCCCAGCATCCGCTTTCGCCCGCGCACGACGAGATGCTGTTCATCGTGCAGCACCAGACCAGCGAGCTCTGGATGAAGCTGATGCTGCACGAGCTGCGCGCCGCCACCACCTGCATCGCCGAGGAGAAGCTGGCCGACGCCTTCAAGATGCTCGCGCGCGTGAGCCGCATCATGGAGCAGCTGGTGAGCGCATGGACCGTGCTCTCGACCATGACGCCGCCCGAGTACACGGCGATGCGCCCCTACCTTGCCAACTCCAGCGGCTTCCAGAGCGCGCAGTACCGCTGCATCGAGTTTGCGCTCGGCAACAAGAACGCCGCCATGCTCAAGCCGCATGCGCACCGGCCCGATCTGCTCGCGCAGGTGGACGCGGCCTACCGCTCGCCTTCGCTCTACGACGAGTCGCTGAAGCTGCTCGCACGCCATGGCCTGCCGGTGCCCGCCGATCACCTGGAGCGCGACTGGACCCTGCCCTATGAAGCCAGCGACGGCGTGGAAGCGGCCTGGCTCACGGTGTACCGCAACCCGCACGACCATTGGGACCTGTACCAGCTCGGCGAAAAACTCACCGACCTCGAAGACGCCTTCCGCCTCTGGCGTTTTCGCCACGTGACCACGGTGGAGCGCGTGATCGGCTTCAAGCGCGGCACGGGCGGCACCGGCGGCGTGAGCTACTTGCGCAAGATGCTCGATGTGGTGCTGTTCCCCGAAATCTGGAAGCTGCGTACCGACCTGTGA